A segment of the Dunckerocampus dactyliophorus isolate RoL2022-P2 chromosome 19, RoL_Ddac_1.1, whole genome shotgun sequence genome:
GGGAAAGGTGATGGTTACAGGTTTGACTGCATATCTCAACCCCTTCCAGTACTGAATTGTAAAGGAATGTCAGCGCTTTCATGTTGtttattgttggaaaaaaatgaaggggGGGGGAAAGCTCATAAGAACATTCTTTTGTGTATCTGGGCTTTATGTCACATGCATCTGGCTTGCTGACAAGACTTTTTCTTCGCTGGTTTAATCTGCCTCATAATCATTTCTTTGTCAAACAAAGCGTGGTTCTTAACAACAGTGAAATGTTCAATGCTGTTTGCAgttcgggggtgtccaaaccttttccagtgacggaaaaatgaaaggatggggTGGACCACTATGAGACGTTAAAACCAATCcactgtaggtcaatatatgctaagctagctgaacaaaacatcttagctCTGTGGTGTGGAGATGATCGAACGATAcatcacttttattttattttattgcttgagtttgtaaaaaaaaaaaacattaaatataactatcaacaattttacaatatgtcaatgggaaattaaaaaaaaaaaagagttgcgggctgaaaatggccctcgggccacactttggagacGTCTGATTTACTGACTTCCATATGTTATAAATCCAAGATCAGGGATATTTGAGCCCATCCTAGCCATAgcgatcaacatttgcatttgaaaatgctGGAAATTTactggggggggaaaaaagggaaattCCGGTCTCCACCAGCACCACCCTGTGCTGCTCCGGTCGTACCAAACAGgattattttttcatgaaagttaaaatacgggaAACCGTAAAACCAAGAGGCCGCctggaaagaagggcaaaatatgggAGTTGACAGGTATGATCCTAGCAGACGTTATCCACTTTTCCACTGTAACTCATGCCGGTTTGTGGTTTTCACTCTGAAATCTATCaaaggggggaaaaacaagCTGCATTGATTTGTAACAagaccatacctgtcaaccatCTCGTTTTCCACTGGAAAGTCACGTATTTCACCTTCTTCCCCGTCGTTTTCATcaactttcattaaaaaaccCTCTCtggtgttgtgtttgttgtgcaGACTATTGCTCTAACGTGGAGGTGGGTGTATATACCTGGGGGTTGCTGGatgtagagtctgggtgaggccgGGCCGCATCATGTATTCACTCCGGAATCACAAGGCATGCTTTGCGGTATTTGTAACAACAATAGATGAAatgtaagaataaataaaagtgtcacTGTGCTCTTATGTGGCAAATGCAGTTCGGAATAAATGAGTCTTGAGTTTTGCCATAAACAAAAGGACCGGAAGCCAGTGAAGAGAGTGCAAAACTGGAGTGGTGTGGCTCGGTCCTCCTGTCTTCAGGTGTTGGTCAAAAGCTGCACAGCATTATTTTGTATCAGTTGTAGACTGTTGAATGAAGACTGTCTCCTAGTCACTTGTAGCTCAAACAACAGTATACCCTCTACCGCCTCCAGTGCTGagccttctgggtaatgtagtatACAAACATTTAGCAAGACATCTGGTACAGCAGATGACGGGTCTCTTTAGCACCTGATTTTGCCAATGATTTGTtataattcctttttttttccagtgtcacCCACATTGTCCCGTCCAGTGTGGTCCATCCCAATCACCCGGCGATGTCAGGAGACCTTCTACAGAGGCTCAGCACCTTCATCCCGAGTGTGAAGCCCTTCCAGCTCTCCGACATCGTAGTGCCCTCCTTGCCGCTGCCCAGCCCAACCGTCCCCTGCTCTGAAGTCCCCATCCTGTTCCGGGAACCTTACATTCTGACGGGCTACCGTCCCGTGCAGCAAAAGTGGCACTGCTACCTCCTCAGCCTCTTCCAGAAACACAACGAATCCATCAATGTGTGGACTCACTTACTGGCCGCTCCTGTGTTGCTGCTTCACTGGCGGGCCAACTTAGGGCCCCTGGGGTACACCTTAGATGTAGCCTCCCTGCCTTTACTCGTCTTCTTGGTGTCTTCGCTTACATATTTGTTCCTCAGCGCGGCAGCACACCTCTTTCAGTCGCACTCGGAGCATGCACactatttcttcttcttcatggaCTATGTAGGCGTGGCTGTCTATCAGTACGGCTGTTGCATTGGACATTATTTCTACACGTCACAGCCGGCTTGGAGGGACAGCCTTGTAGGCTCCCTTTTCTTGCCAGGAGCTGCCTTCTTCAGTTGCCTTACCTGCGCTTGCTGCTGTTTCGCCAAATCCAGATTCCAGCGACCATATCCCGTGGGTCGGAAAGCGTGCCAGCTGATCCCCACCTCGCTGGCATATCTACTAGACATCAGCCCCGTGGTCCACAGGCTGTTCACCGCATCCTGGGCGGAGGAGCGCTCCCTGCTCTTCCATGCGCTCCAGATTGCTTCATTCCTCCTGTGCGCTGTTTTCTTCTCCTGTCCTATCCCCGAGCGCTTCTTCCCAGGCCGCTGTGATTTCGTTGGCCAAGGACACCAGATCTTCCACCTCTTTTTGTCCCTGTGCACATTGTTTCAACAGGAGGCTCTGTTCCAGGATTACGTCAGGCGGCGGGATACAGTGGTGGAGATATTCGGTGAGGGGCAGCTGTGGTGGGCGTGCGTGTCCTTCCCTGTCGTCtttcttttttgccttttgacCGCGCTTGTAAGCATGaggcacaaacacaaacacctgCAGGGTCAAAAAGAGAGAAACGACTAAGGGTGCACTCATACATCTAATTAACTCATTATCATTACCAACTGGGGGGAGGAGCAATCTCATTCATTTTATGATATGTCGTGTTGCACATGTCTCAGTGTGGATTATTGCAAGTCTTTCTGTTCGTTAATATTATCCAACATGTCGGTATCATTGATTTGAAGTGCTTGTGCCAGACCCGCCTCTTAAAATTGTCCATCCTGAATGTGTCCTAAGAAATGTGAGCGTGTAGAATGAGAAACACCAAATAGTCTGAAAAACGGCAGTGAAATCCAGCCATATTTAAGGTTTCGTGTTTATTACGTAAAGAATTACAAGACTGGAAGAGGAAGATGGGACTATTTAACACATTCTAATCGATAGTATGCTGAACACAATGTTTTCCCTCAATGAAtcattgctgctgctgctgcaggaaTCTGAGTAACAACCAGTGACTGTTTGTTCATGGATctgtgttaaaataaaaaaataaaataaaagcattccaTTAGGCTATGTCAATTTAAACCATACTTTCATTGTgcacctttttttgtttaaatggcAATTTTGGTGTCATTCATAGTCCGATTTAATGACGTTTTATGGGTTAATCAATATCTGTGAATATTGAACCGATATATtaacttgtttttgttgtgtgaagGTTCTGTCACTCCTGGCCCCTCCCCATTACACACAAACGCACCGACCAGCGAGGTGCAGCTCTTCCTGTCTCACTCGCTCGGCTGCAGCAGAGAAACGGAGAAggaagttgcatttttttacaccacGGTAAGCTGCGACTTGTTAAAACAATATAACGCTGCACTTCAGTGCCCCGTGAGAATGACGTCCTTGCGGAAACACGGCGTCAGGGTCCAGGAGaacattctatttattttcCCCGCACCCTCACCTTGCCTCAGGGGAAAGCATGGCCGCCAGGGAGGGAGGTATATGCACGCATGTGCAACAAAAGGTTGTTACTGAATGCTTATTTACTTTATGCCACCGCAAAGTGATAAAGCGAATTCGTTCTGTATGTTGCTACGTAAGTGACGTCCTTACAGGTTTTTCCGGATGTGGTGTCCTTGCTAGTGATTGCTGACATGTAAAGTTATATAGTGTGTCCCAGGTATCAGAAGATAACAGaatacattcattcatcagGTAATTTTGGACTTATTTTTTGTTACCTGGCGTTTTGTCctaaaccagtgcttctcaaataggcTATCCTATGCCATtatattcaatcaataaacagcactgaatgtctacgctcagtttcagactgggtaggataggttttgcctgtgtaaactgcatttagaagtaaaaacaacaacataggGCTGTCTgcgggtgaaaaaaaaaaagcaattatgaatctgagagaagacaGAAACTCAGTCACTGTTACTGCCACGACAACTATTTGGATTGTCCTGAAGAAGAAGTAAACCACCAGACGTGGAAATGGTAAACCAAGGTAACGTGTAATCCCAATGGTAACGTGTcaatctatattatgtcttatttatgtcttattttctcttattatgtcaactgtATTGGGTATTCccagtgtagaggtgactataggggcgttatttcatgtataaGGGCTCTAAGGAATCATActtcgctgaaattcacttatcatggttgggtctggaaccaattaaccgccataaacgagggataatacagtatttacagtatatttaaattttaaaaaagcaatctTAATTGGATTCCATTGTGATTGTCTACCACCATGCACTGTATTTCTAGTgtgtttttttagaattttggcTTGTTGGTATCTGTCAACATTTGTACATGGAGATAAACAAGGCGTTACTGTTTGGATAAAGCATCTAGGTCATGAATGTCTGTGTGATTCGGAAACGATGATGAAACATGATGCACAGCTGAAGAATACTACGCAAGCATGAAGAGTGATAATTACTGGAAGCAGCTACAATTTCCTGCATTGTTGTCAACTACCTTGACGGCTACAGCGTGTGTAGCTAATGCTAATGAACTATTCCACCCATATCTATACCATATCAGTCCCACTACTGCTACTCATATGAGTAAAAGTGACGTTTTGTGAATGAAGAAATGTCATTGCACCATTCAAATACCATTGCAGCAACAGCACTCCTTGGAATGCGCATGCTGCAGGTGCACAAGCACCGCTCTAGGATGTAAAGGGTGTTAGCTGCTTCTTGGCTTGTGTGAGCACCTCCTTCATGCAAAACGATCCCTCCTTCAAGCACCTGCCTGCTGGGGCCCATTATAAAGCACGTCAGGTGAATGACTGGCAGCAGTTGTTGACAAGCAGTAGTGAGCAGCACAAGCAGCACATACGGTAAGTTGGATTAgatctgtttttttgtcttattggtAGTAGGTCTTCATTTGTGTTTGGCTGTACTACAGCAACACCACAATGGCTCCAGTCGGGATGGTCGACATGTTGTCTTCTCTTTCGTCCGCTGAGATGGGCGTCATCTCCCTGGTCGTATTCCTCATCCTGAGCATTAGTCTGGTGGCCCTGTGCAATGACTGTCAACGGTGAGTCCCTCATAGATAGACATTAAATATGCTGTTTCAACCCTCCGTCCTGAACTGTGAGGCACGTACGTGCCATTCCGGCACCACAAAAGTGAGACTTGTTAGACTTGATAGGTGGTTTTTGTGCTCGGGTGTTGCCTGCTTAAAGAGTGAGCATGCAAGTTGAGGGTTTTTAAAAGTCACGTGACAGTATGTGTGGGGTCTATTGTATGCAAACATATGGACACATATCTATCTATGCATCCGTGTGTTTCCACACCCATCGCTGCCAAACATATCAGACAGAGGCCTGGTCAGACTCAGGCAATGAAACTATTCTCTtatctgctgctgctgagcgCATTCCTCAACTTGTTTGTCACCCAGAGGAATGAAGTTGGAATGGGACCATAGTGATAGACAGGAATtataacttgtgtgtgtgtgtgtgtgtgtgtgtgtgtgtgtgtgtgtgtgttgaattgGTCAAGACAAAGAACATTTGTAGCAAATTGACGACATGGTAGCAACACTGATTTGTGAGTTCACAGCGCTGATAcagtcagggttagggttaattGACTATGATTCAAGTAGAATTATTCAATACATTTGCCTATTACTCCGCACATTGTAGCTGTACAGgtcaaggaaccatatttggtagcTTCAACGTTAGTCAAAAAGGTAGTAGAAACACGTGATTTCTCCCAACTAATCAGGGAAGAATGCTAATGAcacaaattttcaaaaattatgaAAGATAAGAATAATAAACTGTTATTATTCTAAATTAGTATGAGTGCCCCAAAACTAAATTAAATCTAATGTACACTAAATAAGAt
Coding sequences within it:
- the paqr8 gene encoding membrane progestin receptor beta; the encoded protein is MSGDLLQRLSTFIPSVKPFQLSDIVVPSLPLPSPTVPCSEVPILFREPYILTGYRPVQQKWHCYLLSLFQKHNESINVWTHLLAAPVLLLHWRANLGPLGYTLDVASLPLLVFLVSSLTYLFLSAAAHLFQSHSEHAHYFFFFMDYVGVAVYQYGCCIGHYFYTSQPAWRDSLVGSLFLPGAAFFSCLTCACCCFAKSRFQRPYPVGRKACQLIPTSLAYLLDISPVVHRLFTASWAEERSLLFHALQIASFLLCAVFFSCPIPERFFPGRCDFVGQGHQIFHLFLSLCTLFQQEALFQDYVRRRDTVVEIFGSVTPGPSPLHTNAPTSEVQLFLSHSLGCSRETEKEVAFFYTTVSCDLLKQYNAALQCPVRMTSLRKHGVRVQENILFIFPAPSPCLRGKHGRQGGRYMHACATKGCY